One Poecilia reticulata strain Guanapo linkage group LG19, Guppy_female_1.0+MT, whole genome shotgun sequence genomic window carries:
- the LOC103482095 gene encoding zinc finger protein 271-like — MEGGSSELPGPTLPLSALRLLVSPIRLVSAAIWHTVEQKIVSDYGLLEEFVFMVTEIVPQLLSTRQRAELILGLRARLILELCRSDETADLQIIQPHLDRMQSLRSLWKMESAEVSDSHFMGLVQNLLRDPDERMTFFQDVFPGDFGPTYDKAIQTLMWLFLSRLEKLLPAQSLQQVVSLMSDTTSFLNESMETLVQPEDLKVLLDTQKNLTHLEDIESYVVDSGILSALCLPPVERVVIVNEQPGTDAESSLVYTVCSEMEVESENKEVYVEVPGSTAECAEPQWFGISGEVKAEIDSVVVSDPTEGAEASEGEMVDDLHDDHAGTLIIGEDGQVTLLDGVEKKPNRRGRRKKCPDDDDKDYEVESKARGFKEDFDADPLWERPVRKNRGLKMKRYLSQWRKSGKTLGGTTVSQSSAKNDLDERTCKVCGKVVTQAKFLQRHMNQHTEELPIACSVCKKFYKSLRFLQQHKCTTSTKVKPDKDTQGQETTSDAGEQSSSGVICEAFIDDHPPDSAAQHPDYIMSEKSSGELGERSPDGSKSGLEGPFYCPHCSVEFKCRQTFRFHMRNICYTEQQVDPENPDDVKHCFRCDECDKAFKYKSTLDSHKQTHNPLYCEVCMKLVRDSEALAMHKESHTPFQCNRCEEHFPVFKALHKHYIDAHNPTEPFTCPYCDTTFSSLKRFIRHEWKHTGYQPFQCTHCAKRFRSYSDLVEHQKKHTKAYPYLCWECGKKFRHGVTLTRHVERVHHAGERVEEIPTTIFPCTQCDKTFTSRRCLLKHDNFHHKGMRFPCEHCGKGFFGKDALVRHTLIHTGERPFKCDDCEKSFRSAAELKIHRRYHTGERPFKCTICEKGFVQSCFLTLHMRTHTGERPYVCAVCNKGFSSLHGLKRHRRLVHS, encoded by the exons ATGGAAGGAGGAAGTTCCGAGTTACCCG GTCCCACTCTTCCCCTCTCAGCCCTGCGCCTCCTGGTTTCCCCCATCCGCCTGGTGTCTGCTGCGATCTGGCACACAGTGGAGCAGAAGATTGTGTCCGACTATGGCCTGCTGGAGGAGTTTGTGTTCATGGTCACGGAGATTGTTCCTCAGCTTCTTTCTACAAGGCAGCGAGCCGAACTCATTCTGGGCCTCAGAGCACGA CTGATCCTGGAACTGTGTCGTTCAGATGAGACTGCCGACCTGCAGATTATTCAGCCACACCTCGACCGAATGCAGAGCCTCAGGTCTCTGTGGAAAATGGAG TCAGCAGAAGTGTCTGATTCTCATTTCATGGGCCTTGTTCAAAATTTGCTCAGAGATCCAGATGAAAGAATGACCTTTTTCCAG GATGTTTTCCCTGGAGACTTTGGGCCCACATACGACAAAGCTATCCAGACTCTGATGTGGCTGTTTCTGTCCAGACTTGAAAAGCTCCTTCCTGCTCAAAGTCTCCAGCAG gttGTTTCACTGATGAGTGACACCACCTCTTTTCTGAATGAATCCATGGAGACTTTAGTTCAACCTGAAGATCTAAAAGTATTGTTGGACACACAGAAAAATCTCACCCACCTTGAAGATATTG agtCTTATGTTGTCGACAGCGGCATCTTATCAGCCCTTTGTCTTCCTCCTGTGGAAAGAGTCGTGATTGTCAACGAGCAGCCAGGAACCGACGCAGAGAGTAGCCTCGTGTACACAGTCTGTTCAGAGATGGAGGTGGAATCTGAGAACAAAGAAGTGTATGTCGAAGTACCTGGGAGCACAGCAGAGTGTGCAGAGCCACAGTGGTTTGGCATCAGTGGAGAGGTGAAGGCTGAAATAGACAGTGTTGTGGTCTCGGATCCCACCGAAGGCGCTGAGGCCAGCGAGGGGGAAATGGTAGATGACCTGCACGATGACCATGCTGGGACTCTGATCATTGGGGAGGATGGCCAAGTGACACTGCTAGATGGCGTGGAGAAGAAGCCAAACAGACGTGGGCGGAGAAAGAAATGCCCAGATGACGACGATAAAGATTATGAAGTGGAAAGTAAAGCAAGGGGCTTTAAGGAAGACTTTGATGCAGACCCCTTGTGGGAAAGACCAGTGAGAAAGAATCGAGGACTTAAGATGAAACGGTACCTGTCGCAGTGGAGAAAATCAGGCAAGACTTTGGGCGGTACCACAGTTTCCCAAAGTTCAGCAAAAAACGACTTGGATGAGAGAACGTGCAAGGTGTGTGGCAAAGTGGTGACCCAGGCCAAGTTCCTGCAGAGACATATGAATCAGCACACAGAGGAGCTGCCCATTGCTTGTTCCGTGTGCAAAAAGTTTTATAAGAGTTTACGCTTCCTGCAGCAGCACAAATGTACTACTTCAACTAAAGTAAAACCTGATAAAGATACTCAAGGGCAAGAAACCACATCAGATGCTGGTGAACAGTCTTCCAGTGGGGTCATTTGTGAGGCATTTATTGACGATCATCCTCCAGACAGCGCCGCCCAACATCCTGACTATATCATGTCGGAGAAGTCCTCCGGGGAATTAGGAGAAAGAAGCCCAGACGGAAGTAAGAGTGGCCTCGAAGGTCCGTTCTACTGTCCTCACTGCAGTGTCGAGTTCAAATGCAGACAAACGTTTAGGTTCCACATGAGGAACATTTGCTACACTGAGCAGCAAGTGGATCCCGAGAACCCAGATGATGTGAAACACTGTTTCAGATGTGACGAATGTGACAAGGCTTTTAAGTACAAGTCAACGTTAGATTCCCACAAGCAGACCCACAACCCACTCTACTGCGAGGTCTGCATGAAACTAGTACGTGACTCAGAGGCTCTGGCCATGCACAAAGAATCCCACACGCCGTTCCAGTGTAATCGGTGTGAAGAGCACTTCCCCGTATTCAAGGCCCTTCATAAGCATTACATCGATGCCCACAACCCCACTGAGCCTTTCACTTGTCCGTACTGTGACACCACCTTTTCCAGTTTGAAGCGTTTCATCAGACACGAGTGGAAACACACCGGTTACCAGCCTTTCCAGTGCACTCACTGTGCTAAAAGGTTCCGCTCATACTCTGATCTTGTGGAGCACCAGAAAAAGCACACAAAGGCGTATCCGTATCTTTGCTGGGAGTGCGGCAAGAAGTTCAGGCACGGCGTCACGCTGACGAGGCACGTGGAGCGCGTGCATCACGCCGGAGAACGCGTAGAAGAAATACCTACCACGATCTTCCCTTGTACTCAATGTGATAAGACCTTCACATCTAGAAGGTGCCTTCTAAAACATGATAACTTCCACCACAAAGGGATGCGCTTCCCATGTGAGCACTGCGGAAAGGGATTCTTTGGGAAGGACGCGTTGGTGAGGCACACTTTGATCCACACCGGCGAAAGGCCTTTCAAGTGCGATGACTGTGAGAAGTCTTTTAGATCCGCAGCAGAACTAAAGATTCACAGGCGGTACCATACTGGAGAAAGACCGTTCAAGTGCACCATATGTGAAAAGGGTTTTGTCCAATCCTGTTTTCTTACTTTGCACATGCGAACACATACAGGAGAGAGACCATACGTATGCGCAGTTTGTAACAAGGGTTTTTCAAGTTTGCATGGCCTCAAACGACACAGGAGACTTGTCCATTCCTAG